The following is a genomic window from Rhododendron vialii isolate Sample 1 chromosome 9a, ASM3025357v1.
GAGTAACTATATATCTTTATACATATTTGTGTTCACTACTTAATTTAGTTTCtgcaatttttatttatattgcATTAGTTAGTTTatagcagtttttttttaaaaaaatttttacAAACAAGGTCATTCCGGTTAGTATATTAATACAAAAATAAAGTGCAAACAAAAcatacaacaaaaacaacaaaataaaacaagaaaagtcaCTCAGTGGCGACAGAAGACATTTGTTTCACTAATAACAAGTATTTGTGTTTGTTCAATGCATGGgattaaaaaaatcacattagTTTTTTCAGTCCGtgtatcgaacgggcacaatgcTAGCTCATAAAAAAGATAgtttaattattttcctatTCCGTATTCGATGAACGCCAGCATTAGTCTCATTCTATGCATTAAAAGAGATGTGTGTGGtggaaattaaaatgaatttagGGTATTACGTGACAGTACCCCAAAAGcatagaatgattttttttcccccatatTCCCCTCTCtcttataaataaataaaaaattcaaaattctagAAATTTAAAATTAGAGTTCGGAAGCTTGTGGGagtcaaacaaaagaaattggTTGATGACTGATGGAAGAAAGTTGGTTGTGTAGCCAAGTTCGAACGAAACTGGTAGAGTCACGTCCTTTTTACCTGCATTTTAAAGGCACTACAGGACCACATTATCACACCATAGAACTCCACGGCCTATCAACCGACTTGTAGTCCAATAACATTTCCTCACCTCTTTCACATGATAAGTGATGGTTCGATTCTCGCAAGGAGCGCGAGCTCTTGGAGTAGCGGTTGATGCCCTCTGGGCTTACCCCATGCACCCATTTGCCGCTTAGTGTTACTTCTTTTCCATCCTGTTAGAAATAGGTTAGACATCTGTCGAttcataaagaaaaagaaaggagataTTATATGTTCGTCTGATTATAAATCTCCTACCCGCCCTGCAGCATTTTCCCTACCATATTGTCTCGGGGtctcttttttcatttctctttgaCTTGAAGTTTGAACTGTTTTCCTCATTCCTTTCGGGGGAAAAATCTCTGTTTTTCTCACTCGATCACTCTAAGCCAAAGGAGCCAAGGCGTAgctgccaaaaaaaattcactactAACGATGACGAGTAGTATGCCAAATGAGCGACACGTGGCCGTCTTGCCATTCCCGTTCACCAGCCACCCCGGCTGCCTCCTCGGCCTCGTACGCCACCTCGCCGCCAAAGCCCCAGACGTCACTTTCTCCTTCTTCAGCACTCCTAAATCCATCGAAACCCTGTTCTCGCCAGCTAAAAAGGTGCCCGGCAACATAAAGCCGTACGTGGTGACGGACGGGGTGCCAAAGGGATACGTGTTCTCCGGAAACCCGGAGGAGCCGGTTAAGTTGTACCTGGCGGCGGTGGAGGAGGGGGAGAGCCTCAAGAGAGTTTTGAAGGCGGCCGAGGCGGAGACAGGGCGGAGGATTGGGTGCGTCATGTCGGATGCGTTTATGTGGTTTGCCAGCGGTTTGGCGGAGGAGATGGGGGTTCCGTGGGTTCCGTTAATGACCTCGGATGCTAGGTGTCTTTCGGCTCATTTTTACACTGACCTGATAAGGGAAACTATTGGAATCCATGGTAAGAGATTTTGGGTGCTATACTATTAGATGTGTTTATACTTGAGCTGCTGGGTAGGTCCGTTCcgataaagaaaataaataagtataCTTATATTTTGGTTTAAAGGTGATGCATTGTAAGaaaatgacctgtctcgtaaaacaaaaaataagtacttaaaaaataagaactttaacgGAACGGGGCTTCAGTAGATAAATATAAGGATATTGACAAGAACTCATACCTGTTTGCTAGTAGAGATCGGATATATTCATCTCCAAAATCTTATGTTGTGCTTCACGGGGGTCACGCACAATATATGATAGGAAAAATTCCGACTTTGTATTAAAcgactcaaatacaaatcatgaAAACCCTCTTTCAGACAAAGGTTCACACACTCTGCATGCCTTACCACTCTCTGTTCACACACTCTGCATTCCTTACCACTGATCTCTGTTCTTTCCACACCTTACACACTACATATACTCAACAATATATAGGGTTGCAAGAGGAAAGAAGACAGTTCGCGCTCTCAATTCTcacatcaaaaaattttaaTGGTTTAGAGGTTTTTGAAAGACGCTTTTACCCTCAAGTTCGTGCTTTCGCATCTGTCTGTGCATTATGTGACGTAGATCCAAACTACTCGAAGGAGATAGAATGGCAGGGCATGTAAAAAGGTTCCATTTAAATGGAAAATAGAGTAGAAGGTCACAAACAAATATCATCCACACCCAaaagattttataaattttaaaatataccATCTGCGAGCAGGAGTGGCTCTAGAATTTTTGTTCAATggtaacaaaaatatataaggtGCTAATGATAAATGCTCTacgcaaaaaataaactctaaCTTGATGatatatataaaagtacaaaTGAAAACAATACATATAGATTATACTCcgatgttttaaaaaaaacgtCAACATATAACCAGTATCTTACAATATCTCACGACGAGTCATCGTAATTTGAAAGCAAGCTTCATCATCCAaactactcccttcgtcccattttttttgtcctttttttttggtaatcgtGTTACTTttcaatcgcttatatctttcaatatggatctctaaaaatatacaatatgaatcttgattgatagttcttgattaggtctataatacaaaatttttaaaatcatgaaaaacattatagattgtaacATATAAGCATTTAAAGAATAACACGAataacaaaatgggacggaggaagtacttaATTAACATCATGTTCTTCTCAAAATTATCGTTCAATCATAGCTTTATTATTGGGCTGAGCTTATTTTGTTTAAGTGGGCTATTACTATTCAGTCACCCAAATATAATTGAATATTTCGTTAAGTTTTAGCTCCACACAAGTGACCCGGTGCCAACAGTACTAAGAAGACTAAATTTATttgtacaaaaaatattttttcaatgcattttttttgacCCAGAGGATTTGCTTGAACCCCTAATCTAATACATCCCTCCTTATATATATAGAGATTTGTTGGGTACAGGATGTGTACGGGGAAGCAAGTATCACAAAATCATCCTACATGTCTCAAACTTGATTGGGAACTTTTAAAATTCTACCATACCCGTTCCTATCCAGTAAAAAATCGATCGGGATGTGAGACTTGATCAAGTAATTCTGAATACTCTTCTAAACCACACATTTACGAGAAACTCAATTAATTCATTGTGAGCTCTACATATGCGAACAAAGTTGGAAGGAACTATTCAGGAGCTAGCTCCAAATAAGAATATTTGTTTTTGATTTAATTATATATCAGTATATGATGATAAAGAGGGGTCTCGTGGCACTGAATAAATTTTCCACAACACATTTGCGCCTCAATATTGACTTGACTCCCAGTCCCAGATATGGCCGGCAATGGTACTACGTGGTCCAAATAAAGCAACACATTCTTTGtaccaaaataagaaaattaattgaCCCGTGATTACTGGCATATAGTTGTTGTACTGGGTCCATAAATTGACCCGTGACCTGGCAATATATAGTAATCCATAGGTAAAAGTACGTCAGGATCTTTGGCATCCGCACATGGTGTCTAGGTCTCTTTTGCATCACATACTAATGCGGGATTTAAGACGAAATTTGTGAATTCCGTCTCACTTTGTGATTGAAAAAGGGCGTGAAGCATCATATAACAGTACTTCAAAGCACTGAATAACCTCTGCAATTCACGACACCTACTCCATTACTCCCTAATagaacaactttattatttatagtatatctctctctaacagctAATAGGGATTATTTATACATTTAGCATGCCCCCTCTCTAATGAAGTACATACTCCCTAATAGAGCAACTCCATTAATCTGCCTACACGTGAGGGGTTTGTTCCGCCGCAAAAACTCCTATTTAAGTCAAATGCCAAATCTCTAACATTGGTGTTCCGATGTAGCAATTTGATATAGTATTCTTCTAATAAAAATCTCATTCAATTTCACGATTGTTTCTCTACATAGCAAAAGAATCCTGTTTTTCTACATTGGAGATTTGGAATGTAGAGGACGGTCTCTACGATTTGGGTACAAATATAGGTTTAGAATTGAAGATGCCTTACCCAAATCAAATTTTTGACCTAAATCTCTACCGGTGAAAAAAATGGTAAGGGCTGGTGATGCTattaacaaaagaaacaaacaatacATAGCGAGGTCAAACATAGGATCAAAATTCTCCTTAAGAATCAAAGACTTGGGTTTAACACATATGCTCATTTCGCCTGAGATAATTTGATTGACTAGTGACTACAGTACATAACATATTAATGTGCAATTAAATCAGACATTGCTGGGCGGGAAAACGAGGTCGTGAAATTCATCCCAGGATTTTCGGAGCTACGCCTCGGGGACTTGCCCAAGGAAATCCTGTTTGGAAACTTGGAATCTCCATTCGCAATCATGCTACAAAAAATGGGCCAGGCTCTAACCAAAGCAACTGCAGTTGCTGTCAACTCCTTTGAAGAACTGGATCCTGAAATCCACCAAGATCTCAACTCCAAGTTTAAAATGTTCCTCCATGTGGGACCGATCAATTCATTATCATCGTCGTCAAAGCCGCTCTCCTCGTACTCAGATGACTACGGATGCATTCCGTGGTTGGACAACCGCAAACCCGCCTCGGTCGCCTATATCGGTTTTGGAACATTAGTTACACCGCCACCGGTTGAGGTAGTGTAGCGAAATTTCCACCAAGCTTAATAAGAATGGTAACTTTTCTTTGGTCCTAATTAAATGTATTTCTATTTTTCAACAGATCGCGGCATTGGCTGAAGCACTAGAAGCTACCGGCACTCCATTTCTCTGGTCTCTCAAAGTTGACTTGCAAGAGTCTTTTCCGAAAGGATTCGTGGAGAGAACTACCAAGCTAGGAAAGATCGTATCGTGGGCACCTCAGGAGCAAGTTCTGGCACACAGTTCAGTAGGAGTACATGTAACTCACTGCGGGTCCAACTCGGTATTCGAGAGCATTATGGCAGGTGTGCCAGTAATTGGGAGGCCATTCTTCGCGAATCAATACCTAAACGCGTGGATGGTGGAAAGCGTGTGGAAAATTGGTGTGAGGGTGGAGGGTGGAGTTTTCACCAAAAGTGGCACAATGTCTGCCATTGAACTGGTTTTGTCTCGTGAAAAGGGGAAGGAATTGAGGGAGCAAATTGGGAAGTTCAAAGAGCTTATTCTGAAGGCTGTCGGACCAGAAGGGAGCTCAACTCAGAATATCAATACCTTGTTGGAGGTAGTGACAGGGTACGACCTTTAGAAGTAGTATGCTAATTCGAAGACCAGCGAAAACCTAATTCCAACGATTGCGTTGGATGTAATAAGAACATTTGTTGTGGGTCTTTGAGCGTGTAGAAATTCAAACACTTTTGTTTGGATGTAATAAGAACACTTGCTGTGTGTGTCTTTTGAGTGTGTAGAAATTCCAACAATTATGTTGGATGTAATAACACCATAGATTGTGTGTCTTTGAGTGTGGAGAAATTTTCCCCTTCCGAACACAACTTTTTGGCCAAGGTCCTCTGTATGCAGAATTTGACGAACCTCAATCTCGGTTTAACTTTTAACCTCGGAATTTCCCGAGAATCTTGAAGTACATGAATCGCAGACATAGTTCTAGCTAGGAGCAAAAAGTCTAGAATCGCAATTAAAATGCACAAACACCAATCCGGGGTGTGTGCTGTGCACAAGTGCACAGCATGCGTGTTGTGCACGATCCGAGTCGTCACAGCCCATTTGATCCTTAGAGTTCAACTACAAAATATCCATTCATCTTCTAAGTTTCAAAATCTGAATGCTTCCTCCACCTTCATCACCAGCAATATTTCCACCTTCTCATCCTTTAGGCCCTGTTTGATTGGGGGATTAAGGGTGGGATTGGACTATTAATCCCATCACCTCTCCTAATTCcatgtttgtgttgtttttAATCCTGGGACTATTAGTCCTGATCGGACTAATTATCCTTCAAGGTTGGGACAAAATAATCTTAAGGGGGTGTGTGGGACTATTAGTCCTGGGATTAAGGGGAGCTCCGTACTAGGGATTAAATTATCAAGATGCCCCTAGATAGCTTAGAAATAACACATTTGGCTACTCCatgtaattaaaaaattaattttgtcatacgtttttttttttttttttaatagtcaTACTTCTAGTTGAAATTAAAATCACAGATAGATTATGTGGTCAATTTTGAACCATGATGGAAGTATCCGCACATTGCGATAACCACAGgaggtgaaagtggactttgctcTATTTTGTTCCCAGAAGCCAGAACGATGAAATTAATGGAAATGGGAGATGCTCATGTTCCAATATCGTTGCCGGCCTGAAGAGTATCTTGTTGCCATCAGCTCTTACTAAAACCCAAATCCGGCATAAATAACCTATTCTTACACTTTGAAGACTGATTGCCTAACAACAAGCTACTCATAGAAACAGATTCGTTGTACAacagtttgatttgaagtttgaactgtTTTTTGTGAAGGAGTCCAGAGCTCCACCACTGCCACGTCACCAGTTGATTAG
Proteins encoded in this region:
- the LOC131301011 gene encoding anthocyanidin 3-O-galactosyltransferase 3GT1-like; protein product: MTSSMPNERHVAVLPFPFTSHPGCLLGLVRHLAAKAPDVTFSFFSTPKSIETLFSPAKKVPGNIKPYVVTDGVPKGYVFSGNPEEPVKLYLAAVEEGESLKRVLKAAEAETGRRIGCVMSDAFMWFASGLAEEMGVPWVPLMTSDARCLSAHFYTDLIRETIGIHDIAGRENEVVKFIPGFSELRLGDLPKEILFGNLESPFAIMLQKMGQALTKATAVAVNSFEELDPEIHQDLNSKFKMFLHVGPINSLSSSSKPLSSYSDDYGCIPWLDNRKPASVAYIGFGTLVTPPPVEIAALAEALEATGTPFLWSLKVDLQESFPKGFVERTTKLGKIVSWAPQEQVLAHSSVGVHVTHCGSNSVFESIMAGVPVIGRPFFANQYLNAWMVESVWKIGVRVEGGVFTKSGTMSAIELVLSREKGKELREQIGKFKELILKAVGPEGSSTQNINTLLEVVTGYDL